In Plasmodium gaboni strain SY75 chromosome 7, whole genome shotgun sequence, the following are encoded in one genomic region:
- a CDS encoding hypothetical protein (conserved Plasmodium protein, unknown function): protein MSNNKDSGSNKNMNKKKIGKDSIISNNNNSNNEAINEGVNNENRPYDNVNIVDEENYEKKEGGNKNEKKDEEKRNDEGNYNNQLNKKKKNDTQLNVESQLEEDEKYKKKKKFNKGMKNQDEKSELTKEDEMLLGNANDDNMKKKKKKKEQDEEEKVGQNGNSSVKNNDGNNKIGTINENEGVEGKEKQKISSQEYRGDKNNVLVSSTFHQKNFKDKKHMTRTDKGDNYYNNVNHMHDWRNTSSHHYYTHHHSDNMKGGFMYHHMKNNNSNKNKNNNNNNINNNDNNNDNNNNNNNSNNNNNNNNNNNNNEVQSNDKTMQDFQSSMKDMNKKRSFNKNDNKNMDAANNNNFNNNPVNNNMYKNNFKYDYKNNKGYNLKMGKGYKMQNTPNNNNNNNNNNNNNNNNSNNNNNNNNSNNSNLNNNNNNNNNNNNNINSNNTNYEFKPSEGVMDSMNNLFIYNNNGNYNYLASYGCNYPYNNNYYVDENEKCYDISNYYGGKLYPEGYSENNFDVRYNYNMMNDFYNYFPLNYYYYNMNNLYFNNSNYNNGPNLYNDYMKNRKNKKFLYEKGKKKNFKNMNTNNIYNELKTRVMEIFKRENIMSDDYLLYYMYNNIKLNIDIISKHPYISPLINNNTNILLNVLNDLKCINLPKKESESEMEKMKTNNEHADNNNDNNNDNNNNNNNDNNNDNNNDNNNDNNNDNNNDNNNNNNIDNNNNSSDPFGESDNNNNNNNVTSEDAISKDQNKKSSNDYEKENIYMDEQKADDKVLSDEDEEKNINHDENEDINEKIKLAQQNDKINDINDNYFCDNGSNLCSNQKSDDINVNNDEINKDSNNIYNNNDQENNTNNNNNNNNNNTDVGLVKKDNENNDMCQSNNKKEDDVEIINNNNNNDDVVKINKKSYNEKLNNQENNNKNNNIISSDQIGSIKILFDEDNKNFLLNLNNRRNVIIIRDINSHYINTIKSFVLSSPGIQSNDVLNIRSDINNTIFITLRNEKKTESLAQYLKTKTINDKKLNVRIKTTQKIQNIIENNIFKASTSNHVMNTANNNIVNIANNSNNSVIGNTNINNSSNRNNNNNNNNNNNKIIIVIIIMNTANNNIVNIANNINNSVIGNTNINNSSNRNNNNNNNNNNNNNNSNNNNNNNMNLKNNNVNNNNVSIASNNNNMNSHMNILNSVGSNIPVNGKQFFNFNNLYFLPNALNTFDNTIYSNNVMTAGTSTAGSATNAASTIPFDAYMNYYNYNLNNTACNIFNPMASCDTFNNAYNMYAPHHHQGHNHNYNHNNNHNYQHNNNNSNNNNNNNNNNINNNNSNNNNNSNANNNTYFQGNELKGKGGMYPNKGIKYGRGGANNEHFNNLKYYSNNYGNYNNAYNNYHDGVSNRNEHMIDEGNRKYQGDQSMNDNKVVHNNRMNRPIKVDTENNNNNNNNNNNNNNNKGLSSSGNNTNKQNNNANSTNNKNNNNNNDSRSSSKNNKIKNNNGKGNNHNNNQDNNEKNNDDHNNEGDNEGNGSGQNSGNNNTGNNNNSNNNNNNNNNSNHNSKNNNNNNNNNKNNNNNNNNNNSSSSNNNNHNANNNSAVKLNNGNNYNKLNCNNKNDNSSNQGDIKLNDRKNGKFFFNRNNKKSTDKKDEESNQYSLIDNKKIDINKEEISNEFEVEGENLSEQGGQNINDIDKKKTYKIDKKNKKSSTNNSLNNVDNMNKDKNLGNQDDKKITKNKNKLDENHNNSTQTLKKYSYVDIMESCKKLTNVDTPECIEKLMSENVSLFRKHDDKFCWKLNVC from the coding sequence atgagTAACAATAAAGATAGCGGcagtaataaaaatatgaataaaaaaaagattgGAAAAGATTCTATAataagtaataataataatagtaataatgAGGCTATAAATGAAGGTGTAAATAATGAGAATAGGCCTTATgataatgtaaatatagTAGACGaagaaaattatgaaaagAAAGAAGGAGGAAATAAAAACGAGAAGAAGGATGAGGAAAAAAGGAACGATGAAggaaattataataatcaattgaataagaagaaaaagaatgATACACAATTAAATGTAGAATCACAACTAGAAGAAGATGAgaaatataagaaaaagaaaaaattcAATAAAGGAATGAAGAATCAGGATGAAAAATCCGAATTAACAAAAGAGGATGAAATGTTATTAGGAAATGcaaatgatgataatatgaaaaagaagaagaaaaaaaaagagcAAGATGAGGAAGAAAAGGTAGGACAAAATGGTAATAGTAGtgttaaaaataatgatggtaataataaaattggtactataaatgaaaatgaagGAGTAGaaggaaaagaaaaacaaaaaatatctTCTCAAGAATATAGAGgtgataaaaataatgttttaGTATCATCCACATTTCATCAGAAGAATTTTAAAGACAAAAAACATATGACAAGAACGGATAAAGGagataattattataataatgttaatCACATGCATGATTGGAGGAATACATCGTCTCACCATTATTATACACATCATCATAGTGATAATATGAAGGGTGGTTTTATGTATCACCAcatgaaaaataataatagtaataagaataagaacaacaataataataatatcaataataatgacaataataatgataataataataataataataacagtaataataataataataataacaataataataataacaatgaGGTACAAAGTAATGATAAGACCATGCAAGATTTTCAATCTTCAATGAAagatatgaataaaaaaagaagctttaataagaatgataataaaaatatggatGCAGCtaacaataataattttaataataaccctgtgaataataatatgtataagAATAACTTTAAATATGActataagaataataagGGTTATAACTTAAAGATGGGGAAAGGTTATAAAATGCAAAACACACcaaataataacaacaataataataataataataataataataataataatagtaataataataataataataataatagtaataatagtaatcttaataacaacaacaacaacaacaataataataataataatatcaatagTAACAACACAAATTACGAATTTAAGCCTAGCGAAGGGGTAATGGATTCAATGAATAatttgttcatatataataataatggtaattataattatttagCTAGCTATGGATGTAATTAtccatataataataattactACGTTGATGAAAATGAGAAATGTTATGATATATCTAATTATTATGGTGGAAAATTATATCCTGAAGGTTATAGCGAGAATAATTTTGATGTGCgttataattataatatgatgaatgatttttataattattttccattaaattattattattataatatgaacaatttgtattttaataattcaaattataataatggacctaatttatataatgattatatgaaaaatcgaaagaataaaaaattcttatatgaaaaagggaaaaaaaaaaattttaaaaatatgaatacaaataatatatataatgaattGAAAACTAGAGTTATGgaaatttttaaaagagaaaatattatgtcagatgattatttgttatattatatgtataataatataaaattaaatatagatataatatCAAAGCATCCATATATATCCCCTCtcattaataataatacaaatatattgttaAATGTGTTGAATGATCTTAAGTGTATCAATTTACCTAAAAAAGAATCTGAATCTGAGATGGAAAAGATGAAAACAAATAATGAGCATGCTGACAATAATAATGACAATAATAatgacaataataataacaataataatgacaataataatgacaataataatgacaataataatgacaataataatgacaataataatgacaataataataacaataatattgataataataataatagtagtGATCCATTTGGTGAGTctgataataataataataataataatgttacTAGTGAGGATGCCATATCCAAAGATCAAAACAAAAAATCAAGTAATGACTATgagaaagaaaatatttatatggATGAACAAAAGGCTGATGATAAGGTGCTGTCTGATgaagatgaagaaaaaaatattaatcaCGACGAAAATGAAGACATAAATGAGAAAATAAAACTAGCACaacaaaatgataaaattaatgatattaatgataattatttttgtgATAATGGGTCTAATTTATGTAGTAATCAAAAGAGTGATGATATTAATgttaataatgatgaaataaataaggatagtaataatatatataacaataatgaCCAAGAAAATAAcacaaataataataataataataataataataatactgATGTTGGCTTAGTTAAGAAggataatgaaaataatgatatgtgtcaaagtaataataaaaaagaagatgatgttgaaattataaataataataataataatgatgatgtTGTTAAgattaataaaaaaagttataatgaaaaattaaataatcaagaaaataataataagaataacaatattatatctaGTGATCAAATAGGTTccataaaaatattgtttgatgaagataataaaaactttttgttaaatttaaataatagaagaaatgttataattattaGAGATATTAATTCtcattatattaatacTATAAAAAGTTTTGTTTTAAGTAGTCCAGGTATACAATCAAATGATGTCTTAAATATTAGAAGTGATATAAACAatactatttttattaccctaagaaatgaaaaaaaaactgAATCGTTAGCACAATATTTAAAAACCAAAAcaataaatgataaaaaattaaatgtGAGAATAAAGACAACTCAAAAAATTCAAAACATTATTgagaataatatatttaaggCATCAACAAGTAATCATGTTATGAATACTgctaataataatatagtTAATATTGCAAATAATAGTAACAATAGTGTAATAGGAAACACAAACATCAATAATTCTTCTAAcagaaataataataataataacaacaacaataataataaaataataatagtaataataataatgaatactgctaataataatatagtTAATATTgcaaataatattaacaataGTGTAATAGGAAACACAAACATCAATAATTCTTCTAAcagaaataataataataataacaacaacaataataataataataatagtaataataataataataataatatgaatttaaaaaataacaatgttaataataataatgtaagTATTGCAAgtaacaataataatatgaacagtcatatgaatattttgAATAGTGTTGGAAGTAACATACCTGTGAATGGAAaacaattttttaattttaataatttatatttcttgCCAAATGCATTAAATACTTTTGATAATActatatattcaaataatgTTATGACTGCTGGAACTTCAACGGCAGGTTCTGCTACCAATGCAGCATCTACGATTCCATTTGATGcttatatgaattattataattataatttgaACAATACTGcttgtaatatatttaacCCTATGGCTTCTTGTGATACCTTTAATAATgcatataatatgtatgCCCCTCATCATCACCAAGGACATAACCACAATTATAATCACAATAACAATCATAACTATCAgcataataataacaatagtaataataataataataacaataataataacattaataataacaatagcaataacaataataatagtaatgcaaataataatacttaTTTTCAAGGAAACGAATTAAAAGGTAAAGGTGGCATGTATCCAAATAAAGGAATAAAATATGGAAGAGGAGGAGCAAACAATGAACATTTCAATaatttgaaatattattcaaataattatgGTAATTATAACAATGCATATAATAACTACCATGATGGAGTTTCAAATAGAAATGAGCATATGATAGATGAAGGTAATAGAAAATATCAGGGTGATCAAAGTATGAATGATAATAAGGTGGTTCATAATAATAGAATGAACCGACCTATAAAGGTGGATAcagaaaataataataataataataataataacaataataacaacaataataagGGTTTAAGTTCCTCAGGTAACAATACTAATAAACAGAATAATAATGCAAATAgtacaaataataaaaataacaataataataatgacaGCAGAAGTAGtagtaaaaataataaaataaaaaataataatggtaaaggtaataatcataataacaatcaggataataatgaaaaaaataatgacGATCATAATAATGAAGGTGATAATGAAGGAAATGGTAGTGGGCAAAATAGTGGAAACAATAATACAGgaaataacaataatagtaacaacaacaataataataataataatagtaatcATAATAGTAAgaataacaataataataataataataacaagaataataacaacaataataataataataattcaagcagtagtaataataataaccATAATGCGAATAATAACAGCGCAGTTAAATTAAACAATggaaataattataataaacTTAATTGtaacaataaaaatgataattcATCTAATCAAGGagatataaaattaaatgatagaaaaaatggaaaattttttttcaatagaaataataagaaaagTACAGATAAAAAGGATGAAGAATCAAATCAATATTCTTTaattgataataaaaagatagatataaataaggAAGAAATATCGAATGAATTCGAAGTAGAAGGAGAAAATTTAAGTGAACAAGGTGgacaaaatataaatgatattgataaaaagaaaacatataaaattgataaaaaaaataaaaagagTTCAACAAATAATAGTTTGAATAATGTagataatatgaataaagataaaaatttaGGTAACCAGGATGATAAGAAAATAactaaaaataaaaataagcTCGATGAAAACCATAACAACAGCACACAAACGTTAAAGAAATATTCTTATGTAGATATTATGGAATCatgtaaaaaattaacCAATGTTGATACTCCTGAATGTATTGAAAAGTTAATGAGTGAGAATGTTTCTCTCTTTAGAAAACATGATGATAAGTTCTGTTGGAAATTAAATGTTTGTTAA
- a CDS encoding hypothetical protein (conserved Plasmodium protein, unknown function), translating to MLSHLNNSIVLSSFFKSDIKDEDVDDKIEQTKCAAQYNILLECLDRNDRNWVKCQEPLKIFKNCYHENNKNNKNENKVTKI from the exons atgttaTCACATTTGAATAATTCAATAGTCCtttcttccttttttaaaagTGACATAAAAGATGAAGATGTTG aTGATAAAATAGAACAAACTAAATGTGCAGCACaatataacattttattaGAATGTCTCGATAGAAATGATAg GAACTGGGTTAAGTGTCAGGAACCgttaaaaatatttaaaaactGCTACCAcgaaaataataaaaataataaaaatgaaaataaagTAACGAAAATATGA
- a CDS encoding hypothetical protein (conserved Plasmodium protein, unknown function), with product MEEEKNEKLENKLNGNDIKKRKKRKKKIIINVRKKSQRSSLSTSQNDVEQNEFIEINNKNDKNKVNNERNNENKSKDIKNDKKNNNIKNTKKIQFFDKQYNINEVEKCQISEFLLKR from the exons atggaagaagaaaaaaatgaaaaattagaaaataaaCTAAATGgaaatgatataaaaaaaagaaagaaaagaaaaaaaaaaattattataaatgtCCGAAAAAAAAGTCAACGCTCCTCACTGTCTACCTCGCAAAATGACGTAGAACAAAATGAatttatagaaataaataataagaatgataaaaataaagtgAACAATGAAAGgaataatgaaaataaatcCAAGGATATAAAgaatgataaaaaaaataataatataaaaaatacgAAGAAAATTCAATTCTTTGataaacaatataatataaatgaa GTTGAAAAGTGCCAAATATCTgaatttcttttaaaaagatga
- a CDS encoding 60S ribosomal protein L37, which translates to MGKAGKGTGSFGKRNGKTHFLCLRCGKRSYHLQKKKCASCGYPSAKKRRFNWSVKAKRRNTTGTGRCRYIKTLRRKLKNKFTEGSTPKPKQR; encoded by the coding sequence atgGGTAAGGCCGGAAAAGGTACAGGTTCTTTTGGTAAGAGGAATGGAAAAACACATTTCTTATGTTTAAGATGTGGAAAGAGAAGTTATCatttacaaaaaaagaaatgtGCTTCTTGTGGATATCCAAGTGCCAAGAAAAGAAGATTTAATTGGTCTGTAAAAGCAAAAAGAAGAAACACAACAGGCACAGGAAGATgtagatatataaaaacattaagaagaaaattaaaaaacaaatttaCAGAAGGAAGTACTCCAAAACCAAAACAAAGATAA
- a CDS encoding hypothetical protein (conserved Plasmodium protein, unknown function) produces the protein MIKYRLFNICIFLLFVLFNYFCCALRNYKKYKITTFIGNTVQKPVHLYNIRRVKNNIFLWYIKKKGGDRWKSANSFKLFERNNNNNNNNNDYNDGDDNNNNENNNNDDDNEDDITYEEIEEYLKKNKVENYEEDEGKSEILKLINYIPTLSNEEEFFSTFGYVNREKKSMEYYFNQMKNEKERKQKKNYNILNFILSYYLKKKIFNDVDSNKNYDNIQSYCYYINNLINYKDTSLEWRNGHLSKKNNIFSNRWLCSFISFYLKNVNALKYISFGCVSAVLSFFLKYILKNIRIDNVFLLRNHFNLIYGLRHMKIYKIVIFCLFINMLFINKYNQYFSITDDGFAVLFSNYFFYEGIENLNKKKIYHFMAKYNYTLNDILYSLNDMFIYFLNKKIYVDEIFDPDIIKYIDSFISLYQKLFKTNKENIKNILTMVLNKYNMYNVKNENKNKDLLSRIFYIFYIINIKFKYDVVQLNNLNLHRENKYMIPFFFNNNKISNYFLLSHISAHLNVKEKTINNYLLEKMKNDYETYVLSILRTKKYSNSVYDDIKKMPFITLNNSVIDDVNVSIFMNIVKDIINNTDYECKYTSSSSRKNKSVNQLEMDGNNVLKEKEKNIFSNDDDSNDDDSNDDDSNDDDSNDDDDNNNNNDHSSDENSNLETNIFNENNLEKGLYENMEDSVDYIIHDNNSLKNQTKNTGDISTENIKKNDVILNEKEELKEKELLMKKLNDIYFLRKYLNIDKEFTDNFLEKYLFKYIYKEYKIFINNLIFKKLKNKNDNLYFIKRGISLPSKTAQNIVKNIILNFVIKTKENIAIFYKLENIDKCLRLIVNLINIYKKIKKKKKFIKFNSNIFNLDHFFSYNCYKENEHTDILPNDQSNNVDNNDNISEKDDILNDHDNNKDVNENYSSDEQVHLNQPFLKEEEEFIKHNIYKEKLCDENEGKIILNKSDRKKLYEEFVLKYMKNKSERNILKTIFNLDYDNDDIDKEIEDNIIKRFLEDSTEKKLTNLKNLDMQLKIIGNDNLFDYKNMHFNEGLLNKHNLKKGLKEEENKKMPLNEFIIKKEDIFDDIDDESFLEICKKMYINKLFHLKENIYNNRKELYFYQVILNIKNINEIHDIYLIDQYEKMINDTIKTNILNKNYSNIKNLYLKKIINFLNISEEKASIVELNCIFHQTNYIFKTIKENFYIYRNDNDFIDDINEILTIYKNFDLIKKVIRNDKEVYFVKFSLVESNYNIVHKIFERYVLYVIDVITNENRNMYKDNIFKLRTILNVHETTVNDISTKIYRKYIENQELHAINNMDSFFNFLFNMSKEEQKNIVIDFLKTKIDTYLKSDENYDEKLNKLYDLLVFINDNLQYKKNIFDLSSLSSKLLYEFLLSCVDNYIHTKKTDVFIKSQADYINHFNNFLSKIKALIRGPEEQHHLSHVLNILKNDIIKKAINLLDKFEYDMCIEEVYNLIKLQMIDENINFSDIDITKRKKLVNIFSYQNISDEKKFLYMDTLKKILL, from the exons ATGATAAAGTATCgtttatttaatatttgtatCTTTTTGCTTTTCGTTTTATTTAACTATTTTTGTTGTGCTttaagaaattataaaaaatataagataACAACCTTCATCGGTAATACAGTGCAGAAGCCTGTGCACTTATATAACATTCGTCgtgtaaaaaataatatatttttatggtatataaaaaagaaaggGGGGGACAGATGGAAATCCGctaattcttttaaattGTTTGAAAggaataataataataataataataataatgattataatgatggtgatgataataataataatgaaaataataataatgatgatgataatgaggatgatataacatatgaagaaattgaagaatatttaaaaaaaaataaggTGGAAAATTATGAAGAAGATGAAGGAAAAAgtgaaatattaaaattaataaattatataccGACATTATCAAATGAAGaagaatttttttctacatTTGGTTATGTAAATAGAGAAAAGAAATCAATggaatattattttaatcaaatgaaaaatgaaaaagaacgtaaacaaaaaaaaaattataatattttaaattttatattatcttattatttaaaaaaaaaaatttttaatgatgttgattcaaataaaaattatgataatatacaatcgtattgttattatataaataactTGATAAATTATAAGGATACCTCTCTTGAGTGGAGAAAtg gaCATTTAAGCAAGAAGAACAACATATTTTCAAATAGATGGCTGTGTAgttttatatcattttatttaaaaaatgttaatgccctaaaatatatttcttttgGTTGTGTAAGTGCAGTTTTATCatttttcttaaaatatattcttaaaaatatcaGGATTGATAATGTCTTTCTTTTAAGGAatcattttaatttaatatatggATTAAGACATATGAAGATTTATAaaattgttattttttgtttatttataaatatgttattcataaataaatataatcaatatttttctataacAGATGATGGCTTTGCTGTATTGTTTAgtaattattttttttatgaagGCATAGAAAatttgaataaaaaaaagatttatcattttatggctaaatataattatacattaaatgatatattatattcattaaatgatatgtttatttatttcttaaataaaaaaatatatgttgATGAAATCTTTGATCCagatattataaaatatattgatagCTTTATAAGTTTATAtcaaaaattatttaaaacgaataaggaaaatataaaaaatatattaactATGGTattgaataaatataatatgtataatgtaaagaatgaaaataaaaataaagatttGTTATCTCgaattttttatatcttctatataattaatattaaatttaaatatgatGTAGTACAACTAAATAACTTGAACTTACATagagaaaataaatacatgatacctttttttttcaataataataaaatatctaATTATTTCTTACTCTCTCACATTTCAGCTCATTTAAAT gtaaaagaaaaaacaatCAATAATTACCTCCTAGAAAAGATGAAAAATGATTATGAAACATACGTTCTTTCCATATtaagaacaaaaaaatattcaaataGTGTGTATGAcgatataaaaaaaatgcCATTCATAACATTAAACAACAGTGTTATTGATGATGTAAACGTCTCCATTTTTATGAACATTGTTAAagatataattaataatacCGATTATGAGTGTAAATATACTTCCAGCAGTAGTAGGAAGAATAAAAGTGTAAACCAACTGGAAATGGATGGAAATAATGTTCTGAaggaaaaagaaaagaacattttttctaatgatgatgatagtaatgatgatgatagtaatgatgatgatagtaatgatgatgatagtaatgatgatgatgataataataataataatgatcaTAGTAGTGATGAAAATTCGAATTTAGAAACAAACAtatttaatgaaaataatttagaAAAAGGATTATATGAAAACATGGAAGATAGTGTAGACTATATTATTCATGACaataattctttaaaaaatcaaaCAAAAAACACAGGTGATATATCAACTgagaatataaaaaagaatgatgtaatattaaatgagaaagaagaattaaaagaaaaagaactgttaatgaaaaaattaaatgatatatattttttaagaaaatatttaaatattgaTAAAGAATTCACAGATAATTttttagaaaaatatttatttaaatatatatataaggaatataaaatatttattaataatttaatttttaagaaattaaaaaataaaaatgataacttatattttattaaacGTGGTATAAGTTTACCAAGTAAGACAGCACAAAatattgtaaaaaatattattctaaattttgttattaagacaaaagaaaatatcgctatcttttataaacttgaaaatatagataaatGTTTAAGATTGATAgttaatttaataaatatatataagaaaattaaaaaaaaaaaaaaatttattaagtttaattctaatatatttaatcttgatcattttttttcatacaACTGTTATAAGGAAAATGAACACACAGATATTCTACCAAATGATCAGAGTAATAATGtagataataatgataatatatcagaaaaggatgatatattaaacgatcatgataataataaggatgtaaatgaaaattatagTAGTGATGAGCAAGTTCATTTAAATCAAccttttttaaaagaagaagaagagTTCATAAAACATAACATTTATAAAGAGAAATTATGTGATGAAAATGAAGGGAAGATTATTCTTAATAAAAGTGATAGaaagaaattatatgaagaatttgttttaaaatatatgaaaaataaatctgaaaggaatattttaaaaaccatttttaatttagattatgataatgatgatatagataaagaaattgaagataatataataaaacgTTTTTTAGAAGATAGTACAGAAAAGAAATTAAcgaatttaaaaaatttagatatgcaattaaaaattataggtaatgataatttatttgattataaaaatatgcaTTTTAATGAAGGATTATTAAATAAGcataatttaaaaaaaggCTTGAAAGAAgaggaaaataaaaaaatgcctttaaatgaatttattataaaaaaagaagacATATTTGATGATATTGATGATGAATCCTTCTTAGAGATATGTAAgaaaatgtatataaataaattatttcatttaaaggaaaatatatataataatagaaaggaattatatttttatcaagttatattaaatataaaaaatataaatgaaatacATGATATCTATTTAATAGATcaatatgaaaaaatgattaatgatacaataaaaaccaatatattgaataaaaattattcaaatattaaaaatttatatttaaaaaaaattattaattttttaaatatatctgAAGAAAAAGCTTCTATTGTAGAACTAAATTGTATTTTTCATCAAAccaattatatatttaaaactataaaagaaaatttctacatatatagaaatgataatgattttattgatgatattaatgaaatattaactatatataagaattttgatcttataaaaaaggtCATAAGAAATGACAAAGAAGTATATTTTGTTAAGTTTTCACTTGTGGAATCgaattataatattgttCACAAAATATTTGAGAGATATGTTTTGTATGTCATTGATGTTATAACTAATGAGAATAGAAATATGTATAAggataatatatttaagtTGAGAACCATATTGAATGTGCATGAGACAACTGTGAATGATATATctacaaaaatatatagg AAATATATTGAGAACCAAGAATTACATGCCATTAATAACATGGATTCCTTTTTCAACTTTCTATTTAATATGAGCAAAGAAGAACAGAAAAATATCGTTATAGATTTTTTAAAGACTAAAATTGATACGTACTTAAAATCTGATGAAAATTATGATGAAAAgttaaataaattatatgacTTGTTAGTGtttataaatgataatttacaatataaaaaaaacatatttgATTTATCATCCTTAAGTTCTAAATTGTTGtat